Proteins from one Naumovozyma castellii chromosome 3, complete genome genomic window:
- the SEC16 gene encoding COPII coat assembly protein SEC16 (ancestral locus Anc_8.562): MGPEARRRKNQKKKEKLKLKKASGKAAVSNETQPIDTENNTESTITTLPLLDSEHISNDGESKPIESNILLEGQETNQIRETTEAASQSTSNDVPQYTENPYPQDTGKEIPTGKMIQIDSTMSTTASEQDIEKESNNMELLPSNLTQEKYTPSQDVSIASENIVLDAGSATLDTFVGQNTNNVVVNTESVHKTNAPFDGITIDVKNEEEHPIIAASVSHDNAPATNSFGQTSNLQINEASSNKYNELGGSYGDEVLTHEEYTPNQPQQPSTEKEEIVYAPSTLLNGSLPLSNDNTNRTETFSNQEQQDDLFNYENSNNEQLPWEETPESTEEKQARHIKHDDTKEETEDSQQLEQEKDALMSWEEPTRQSQLTEEFSSIKQDIHDEYVSDPIAQNSSLHAEEQNSSQPISQSEEFLLPEEARTIGGDVEENTGTQSNPQEHLQINQQNEVADLFGDDDANSESLPWNASAHPKIEEQIEIKKNEESDSNLFTTEKNGEETLPWDTLPQAETSDEVDQSVVHQASPKKFSFLEDDDDLLEDDDDSFLESEDEDIPEKTEPAEPPAGKETTASSLTTVNSVSNQSSRYKPSETGPLSPYSSQQRVNQLNVPVTQFQGRTKSNHGIIQPQGPTFVTDSTDGQPPQQASQFPVLPLNTKPLEVQKEEEKLNEQKTKSDAYDFPMDILPEPKREHAKPVGVPVPSLHSTPRITPHSRVGSISMQPNPYATEALPPRRNLTNSGVPPSVVQPVQAMNVQRSVTGAPASSHLPSYAPPNKPPSNRYAPTASVPSNPSPHQTHLSNGLAVNTSYTGMPNGAVQQGSVISPSSASIMGQPRNFPQGGMVSPSAGIPIQNNIMAAPYTQQVNPQLNQPFISPGNEHSLGSTPLVNTYPNTSSHVRSNSTNYIPNQTGHAAKYAPSSRRESQLQPQQPRVAQQSQLPYQYPPLQSTSQQPVIVQQPQVPSQNRPSQVSPQQLPTVEQSQIPSQYLPSKIAPQQYQSVVTQHIPQTQENFEQPIDNLALLRRQFPIFRWSPSNKIVYGIPKAIGNVSFMGASTSTIEEFNIVTSDKIMPQNTLLRTFPGPLTKNKTKKKDIVKWLDGIITDISATNAMVDLTIWKLLKLKLLEGSTLKDISMLLYDSNELQQFLAEPYQATQLVPNAFRMDAICQMKILAYLQTGNHDAALQLALERKDYSMALLIGSLVGKDKWSEVVQQYLSQEFSSGSNNDGIWTNLLSLIFQVYIGNSKAAIERYYKNKEEERWAITNWKRITSAVLININSEPTEQGKQNIHIPPIVFEFLVEFGIFLRQKGQELASSVLFMIANVPLSVEPVVHDTEVRFQYIGARSSPESMILSEIYEFGFSSEPKFNGFPILLPQKLRHAYCLHEQGLSSLASKYTDWLGYAIKSAPRNNISNMNLAHGLNALTTRISSSDTSWLGKPKLSSVWGQLDKSFNKYIGGDDEEKKTEANKKVFDGYTPTSSNNSSVTDLTKGAFTPFNAQPQIRSTSYADNTSLSSVPHLPHTQLQNTFYANDQLHSDSTMALPPRIGESVKTSPQRIPPTVQQTQPVDLHHNDLRKVRTAEVQLDSNDLLRQGTQPEIPNYRNHVLQPKVSVDNFVQPVSTISRSKIPMRAPTNASTPDLRRSSATSVPSLDNMIPPRAPLNRAAPGKRAGLSYEPITKSSAKFELSSEVEIENVADDSRQGSNDLSGDADNQFMVPEHQQPSEPPALENSYYPETTTNSTLEEDTGDMQENQLSSLNSEEANVELSSQELQSHVSQNNLIDDQSVEPPYSPKVTNPYTPTINPVAKLENVRARNFGRIRATSNDARNRYSPVADLSVAVGSNTISNNFSPIQEPEEITEDNFKPTIKTISKSDQLAYTTILAKAGDEQYDDMVEDESDDDASSQDKAKSPKKKQNEKSKEENDEKKSKKNDSWYGWLRKDKNEKKVYKAKLGQQNQMVYNETLKRWVNKNATAEELKALTEENSPPPPPPVVKRKNTEPKTTPRSSIHTMEKPPMHVLGAVAPRNALSGEPLSPPPSVHAPLGTTSPDLTPRVDLSRKEHIGLDDLLNLSNNGTPSSSMRRKKRPARGYVNVMEKTEG, translated from the coding sequence ATGGGTCCAGAAGCTAGACGGAGGAAgaatcaaaagaaaaaggagAAGCTAAAGCTAAAAAAGGCGTCTGGAAAGGCAGCTGTTTCTAATGAAACTCAACCTATTGACACTGAAAATAATACTGAATCAACAATTACAACTTTACCCTTGCTGGATTCAGAGCATATAAGCAATGATGGTGAATCAAAGCCAATTGAGtccaatattttattagaGGGTCAAGAAACTAATCAAATAAGGGAAACTACTGAAGCTGCGTCTCAGTCTACTTCCAATGATGTCCCTCAATACACGGAAAATCCATATCCTCAAGATACAGGGAAGGAAATTCCAACTGGTAAAATGATACAAATAGATTCGACAATGTCAACTACTGCGTCAGAacaagatattgaaaaggaaagtAACAATATGGAGCTTCTGCCTAGCAATTTGACACAAGAAAAGTATACACCATCACAAGATGTTTCCATTGCTTCTGAAAATATAGTGTTAGACGCTGGATCCGCAACATTGGATACTTTTGTCGGTCAAAATACCAATAATGTTGTTGTCAACACCGAATCTGTTCACAAAACTAATGCACCATTTGATGGAATTACCATTGATgtgaaaaatgaagaagaacacCCCATTATTGCAGCTTCTGTGTCACACGACAACGCTCCAGCAACTAATTCTTTTGGCCAAACATCAAACCTTCAAATAAACGAGGCATCTAGcaataaatataatgaacTTGGGGGTAGTTATGGAGATGAAGTCCTTACTCATGAAGAATATACTCCAAACCAACCCCAACAGCCATCCactgaaaaggaagagaTAGTATATGCTCCTTCAACTTTATTGAATGGATCTCTTCCCTTGAGCAATGATAATACCAACAGAACTGAGACATTTTCGAATCAAGAACAACAGGatgatcttttcaattatgaaaattccaataatgaaCAATTGCCTTGGGAAGAAACTCCAGAATCCACAGAAGAGAAACAAGCAAGACATATCAAGCATGATGACactaaagaagaaacagaagATAGTCAACAAttggaacaagaaaaagacGCATTAATGTCATGGGAAGAACCTACACGCCAGAGTCAATTAACTGAAGAATTCAGTAGTATCAAACAAGATATTCATGATGAATATGTAAGCGATCCAATAGCTCAAAACTCAAGTCTTCATGCCGAAGAGCAAAATAGTTCTCAGCCAATAAGTCAGTCAGAGGAGTTTCTACTTCCGGAAGAAGCACGTACAATTGGTGGAGATGTGGAAGAAAACACTGGAACTCAAAGTAACCCACAGGAACACCTTCAAATTAATCAACAGAACGAAGTAGCTGACTTATTCGGTGATGATGACGCAAATTCTGAGAGTCTTCCTTGGAATGCATCTGCACATCCAAAGATAGAAGAACAGATcgaaattaaaaaaaatgaagaatctgaTTCCAACTTGTTTACAACCGAAAAAAATGGTGAAGAAACTCTTCCTTGGGATACTTTACCTCAGGCAGAAACCAGTGATGAAGTGGATCAGAGTGTGGTTCACCAAGCTAGTCCAAAGAAGTTCTCTTTTCTAGAGGATGACgatgatttattggaagatgatgatgacagCTTTTTAGAATCGGAAGACGAGGATATCCCCGAAAAAACAGAACCTGCAGAGCCTCCTGCTGGCAAAGAAACAACTGcatcatcattaacaaCTGTAAACTCAGTGAGCAACCAATCTTCAAGGTACAAGCCGAGTGAAACCGGGCCTTTGTCTCCATATTCCTCACAACAGCGTGTCAATCAATTAAATGTTCCAGTAACTCAGTTCCAAGGGAGAACCAAATCAAATCATGGTATCATTCAACCGCAAGGACCAACCTTTGTCACAGATAGTACAGATGGCCAACCCCCTCAGCAAGCATCTCAATTCCCAGTCCTACCCTTAAACACGAAACCATTGGAAGTACagaaggaagaagaaaaattgaatgaacAAAAGACGAAATCAGATGCATATGATTTCCCAATGGATATTTTACCAGAACCAAAGCGAGAGCACGCCAAACCGGTTGGAGTTCCTGTTCCCTCATTGCATAGTACACCTAGAATTACTCCACACAGCAGAGTCGGCTCTATTTCGATGCAGCCTAATCCTTATGCTACCGAAGCGTTGCCTCCACGTCGAAATCTAACAAACAGTGGCGTTCCTCCTAGTGTTGTGCAGCCTGTACAAGCTATGAATGTTCAGAGAAGTGTAACTGGAGCACCAGCAAGTTCACATCTACCATCGTATGCACCACCTAATAAACCACCGTCGAACCGTTATGCACCCACAGCATCTGTTCCGTCTAACCCATCCCCACACCAAACCCACCTTTCGAATGGCTTGGCTGTAAACACTTCATATACGGGAATGCCAAATGGTGCCGTACAACAGGGCTCTGTTATATCACCTAGTAGTGCATCAATTATGGGACAACCTAGAAACTTTCCTCAGGGTGGTATGGTTTCGCCTAGTGCTGGGATACCTATTCAGAATAATATAATGGCTGCACCTTACACTCAACAAGTAAATCCGCAGCTTAACCAACCCTTCATATCTCCTGGTAATGAACATTCTCTAGGTAGCACACCTTTGGTCAATACTTATCCCAACACTAGTTCACATGTTCGTTCAAATTCAACTAATTACATACCAAATCAAACTGGACATGCAGCAAAATATGCGCCATCTTCTCGCCGTGAAAGCCAACTTCAACCTCAACAACCAAGAGTGGCACAACAGTCGCAATTACCTTATCAATACCCTCCTTTACAGAGCACTTCTCAGCAGCCGGTGATAGTTCAACAACCACAAGTTCCCTCTCAAAACAGACCCTCACAGGTTTCACCCCAACAGCTACCAACAGTTGAGCAATCGCAAATTCCATCTCAGTACCTTCCTTCGAAAATTGCACCTCAACAGTACCAGTCAGTGGTTACTCAGCATATCCCTCAAACgcaagaaaattttgagCAACCAATCGATAATTTGGCTCTACTGCGTCGACAATTTCCTATCTTCAGATGGAGTCCTTCTAATAAGATTGTCTATGGGATTCCTAAGGCAATTGGAAATGTATCCTTTATGGGAGCTTCTACTTCAACgattgaagaattcaatatAGTTACTAGTGACAAGATAATGCCGCAAAATACATTGTTGAGGACATTCCCAGGGCCATTGACTAAGAAcaaaacaaagaagaaagatatCGTTAAATGGTTGGATGGCATTATTACAGATATTAGCGCAACCAATGCCATGGTTGATTTGACAATATGGAAATTGTTGAAGCTGAAACTTTTAGAGGGCTCCactttgaaagatatttcCATGCTTCTATATGATTCTAATGAATTACAGCAATTCCTAGCAGAGCCATACCAAGCTACCCAGTTAGTTCCAAACGCATTTAGAATGGATGCTATCTgtcaaatgaaaatattggcTTATTTGCAAACAGGTAATCATGATGCAGCATTGCAGCTTGCGTTAGAAAGGAAAGACTACTCTATGGCACTATTGATAGGTAGTTTAGTTGGAAAGGATAAATGGTCAGAAGTTGTTCAACAGTATTTAAGTCAAGAATTTAGCTCTGGttccaataatgatggGATTTGGACGAATCTGTTATCATTGATTTTCCAAGTATATATCGGAAATTCCAAAGCagcaattgaaagatactacaaaaataaagaggaagaacGCTGGGCAATaacaaattggaaaaggaTCACATCAGCAGTCttgataaatattaattctGAACCAACAGAACAAGGTAAACAAAACATTCATATTCCTCCTATTGTTTTCGAGTTTTTGGTAGAGTTTGGTATATTTTTGAGACAGAAGGGTCAAGAATTAGCGTCATCCGTCTTATTTATGATAGCAAATGTTCCTTTATCTGTGGAACCAGTCGTGCATGATACTGAAGTTAGATTCCAATATATTGGGGCCCGTTCTTCACCTGAGAGTATGATCCTTTCAGAGATATACGAATTTGGATTCTCCTCTGAACCAAAATTCAATGGTTTCCCAATATTGTTGCCCCAGAAACTACGCCATGCTTATTGTCTACATGAACAAGGGTTGAGCAGTCTTGCTTCAAAATATACAGATTGGCTAGGATACGCTATCAAGTCAGCACCTAGGAATAACATCAGCAATATGAACTTAGCACATGGTTTGAATGCTTTAACGACAAGAATATCTAGTTCTGATACTAGTTGGTTGGGTAAACCAAAGTTGAGTAGTGTTTGGGGCCAATTAGATAAGTCTTTTAATAAGTACATCGGaggtgatgatgaagaaaagaaaacagaAGCAAACAAGAAAGTATTTGATGGTTATACTCCGACATCTTCCAACAACTCATCAGTTACAGACTTAACAAAAGGTGCATTTACACCCTTTAATGCTCAACCTCAAATTCGTTCTACAAGTTATGCCGATAACACCTCTTTGTCGTCAGTTCCTCATTTGCCACACACACAACTTCAAAATACATTTTATGCTAATGACCAATTACATTCGGACTCGACCATGGCCCTTCCTCCAAGAATTGGGGAAAGTGTAAAAACTTCCCCACAACGTATTCCACCCACCGTACAGCAAACACAACCAGTGGATCTCCATCATAACGATTTACGAAAGGTTCGTACTGCAGAGGTTCAGTTGGATAGCAATGATCTTTTAAGGCAAGGAACCCAACCAGAAATACCAAATTACCGCAATCATGTCCTGCAACCTAAGGTATCTGTAGATAATTTTGTGCAGCCTGTTTCCACTATTTCACGTAGCAAGATTCCTATGCGTGCTCCAACAAACGCGTCGACTCCTGACCTAAGAAGATCGTCCGCCACCTCTGTACCATCTTTAGATAATATGATTCCACCGAGAGCCCCTTTAAATAGAGCTGCCCCAGGGAAACGTGCAGGACTATCTTATGAACCGATTACGAAGAGTAGCGCCAAGTTTGAGTTATCATCTGAGGTTGAGATAGAAAACGTTGCAGACGACAGTAGACAAGGCTCGAACGATTTAAGTGGTGATGCTGATAACCAATTTATGGTACCGGAACACCAGCAGCCCTCAGAACCCCCAGCGTTAGAAAATTCTTACTATCCTGAGACTACCACTAATAGCACGCTTGAGGAAGATACAGGGGATATGCAAGAAAATCAATTATCGAGCTTAAATTCAGAAGAAGCAAACGTTGAACTATCTAGTCAAGAGCTACAAAGTCATGTGTCGCAAaacaatttaattgatgatCAGAGCGTAGAGCCACCATATTCTCCAAAGGTTACAAATCCTTACACGCCAACGATTAATCCTGTTGCGAAACTGGAAAATGTCAGAGCTCGTAATTTTGGTCGAATTCGAGCAACAAGTAATGATGCCAGGAATAGGTATAGTCCAGTAGCTGATCTTTCAGTGGCAGTTGGATCTAACACGATATCTAACAATTTTTCTCCAATTCAAGAACCTGAGGAAATTACTGAAGATAATTTTAAACCAACAATTaaaacaatttcaaaatcagaTCAATTGGCATATACCACTATTCTAGCCAAGGCTGGCGACGAACAATATGATGATATGGTAGAGGATGaatctgatgatgatgcttCCTCTCAAGATAAAGCTAAATCTCCTAAGAAGAAGCAGAATGAGAAATCAAAGGAGGAGAATGACGAAAAGAAAAGCAAGAAAAACGATAGCTGGTACGGTTGGTTGAGAAAAGATAAGAATGAGAAGAAAGTATATAAAGCCAAATTGGGTCAACAAAACCAGATGGTCTATAACGAAACATTGAAACGTTGGGTTAATAAAAATGCCACAGcagaagaattgaaggCACTCACTGAAGAGAACAGTCCTCCACCTCCACCTCCTGTAGTTAAACGTAAAAATACTGAACCAAAGACAACACCTCGTTCTAGCATTCATACGATGGAAAAGCCACCGATGCACGTTCTGGGTGCAGTTGCTCCAAGGAATGCATTATCGGGCGAGCCACTATCACCACCTCCTTCCGTACATGCTCCTTTAGGTACTACGTCACCTGATTTAACCCCTAGAGTTGATTTATCGAGAAAAGAGCATATTGGATTAgatgatttattgaatttatccAATAATGGAACTCCGTCCTCGTCgatgagaagaaaaaagagACCCGCTAGAGGTTATGTTAACGTCATGGAAAAAACTGAAGGTTAG
- the PCH2 gene encoding Pch2p (ancestral locus Anc_8.558), translating to MQFLVDVELKYSTIELVRILLQGPLLEGTIDNKHLSGDLPTFMAILDRAIIGRLNKLGDNDLHSLVILSKNMLEEGQGSMEISDPPTQPQMHIIKSLLRVIFHQIKKDGLEFTLEDGQSNLILSLFVDKISVEDCFTRTFNVPQFQDLHILYHNITNLLNEKTIETHAQHQVENMLRNYSINTFCCLQDLSHGLEEQKLSEEFDKIDLENSLREHDFDEETLASCSNYPNKIVVPFSKQVQQQVHVTFLPSRKFEGLWESLQFEDGTKKKIFSYATMSLKMSSLSRKLQKNIKDNSILSSNKLLLVYGPPGTGKTSICRALCQKLSIRNDLHTNIGEGELECKCILIELTCSNVFSRWFGESSKNVSELFNEIEQLLKLNADKGVFVCILIDEVEAIASSRTDILGKNEATDGVRVVNTLLTHLDKLKQYNNFLVLSTSNLLNSIDPAFLDRADGKFYLGNPSETIVYNILKVSLRELIETGILKTNENLEDLEKNIGYIDILRVIAKTCFTLSISGRTLRKLPLICISEHFQSFPVELGSFLLGLAYSVKETASMENNFQD from the exons aTGCAATTCTTAGTGGACGTTGAGCTGAAGTACTCTACCATAGAGTTAGTTAGAATTTTGCTTCAAGGACCCTTACTTGAAGGGACAATAGACAATAAACATTTGAGCGGTGATTTACCGACATTCATGGCTATCCTAGACAGGGCAATTATAGGTAGACTGAACAAACTGGGAGATAATGACCTCCACTCTTTAGTAATactttcaaagaatatGTTGGAAGAAGGTCAGGGGAGTATGGAAATAAGTGATCCCCCAACACAACCTCAAATGCATATTATTAAAAGTTTACTTAGAGTGATATTTCACCAAATCAAAAAAGATGGACTTGAATTCACATTAGAGGATGGACAAAGTAACTTAATTTTGTCATTATTTGTTGACAAAATTTCTGTTGAAGATTGTTTCACACGTACATTTAACGTTCCTCAATTTCAAGATCTTCATATTTTATATCACAATATTactaatttattaaatgaaaaaacaattgaaacTCATGCACAACACCAGGTAGAAAACATGTTgagaaattattccatAAACACCTTTTGCTGTCTTCAGGATCTGTCCCATGGTttagaagaacaaaaacTATCAGAGGAATTTGATAAgattgatttggaaaatagTCTCAGGGAAcatgattttgatgaagaaacatTGGCTTCGTGTTCAAACTACccaaataaaattgttGTCCCTTTTTCTAAACAAGTTCAACAACAGGTGCATGTGACGTTTTTACCTTCACGAAAGTTCGAAGGATTATGGGAGAGTTTGCAATTTGAGGATGgaaccaaaaaaaaaatattcagtTACGCAACTATGTCTTTAAAGATGTCATCTCTTTCAAGAAAActccaaaaaaatattaaagataACTCTATCTTAAGCAGCAATAAGTTATTACTTGTTTATGGTCCTCCGGGTACAGGAAAGACTTCTATTTGTAGAGCCCTATGTCAGAAATTATCAATACGAAATGATTTACACACCAACATTGGAGAAGGTGAACTTGAATGCAAATGTATTTTGATTGAGTTAACATGTTCTAACGTTTTTTCTCGATGGTTTGGtgaatcttcaaaaaatgttTCAGAGTTGTTTAATGAAATCGAGCAGTTGCTAAAACTAAATGCTGACAAAGGAGTCTTCGTCTGCATTTTAATTGATGAGGTGGAGGCAATTGCTTCCTCCCGAACTGATATATTGGGGAAAAATGAAGCTACAGATGGGGTTAGGGTAGTAAATACGTTATTGACCCATTTGgataaattgaaacagtacaataattttttggtACTATCAACCTCAAATTTACTAAATAGTATTGATCCAGCTTTCCTTGACAGAGCTGATGGTAAGTTTTACCTTGGGAATCCTTCAGAAACAATTGTGTATAATATTCTAAAAGTGAGTTTACGTGAATTGATAGAAACAGGAATATTAAAGACTAATGAGAATCTCGAAGACTTGGAGAAGAACATTGGTTATATTGATATACTTAGAGTTATAGCAAAAACATGTTTT ACTCTCTCTATTAGTGGACGTACTTTGAGGAAACTTCCTTTGATCTGTATCTCTGAACATTTTCAGAGTTTTCCAGTCGAACTCGGAAGTTTCCTATTAGGTTTAGCTTATTCAGTAAAAGAAACAGCTTCCATGGAAAATAACTTTCAAGATTAA